Proteins encoded together in one Triticum dicoccoides isolate Atlit2015 ecotype Zavitan chromosome 7B, WEW_v2.0, whole genome shotgun sequence window:
- the LOC119338087 gene encoding methyltransferase-like protein 22: MEAGGALEAEQEEEQVMSEVHLGCPPRFPGLYLSRFTFSSRPLDLPGGGRGEHSDGCERASGSPDAIAVAVDDDGDLVLHRRRRNRERRRSEDHVLAVQHGVTSSLQSVGLQVWKAATLLTDFVLHKSFTTSEFDGVTAMEIGAGTGLVGLAQARVARRIFVTDRGTDILDNCLANVRLNSSMLKFDEAKVLVRELDWKMSWPPPVGTHDASDPSSIYFWSASEIKEAEQATLLFAADVIYSDDLTNLFFDTVRQLMSRGAKKVLYLTLEKRYNFSLDELDVVANGYKHFRSFFAVQDGCGGQDNATLKPGLVGEQIDLAMVPQYIREYDRGKDLEMWKLMYCPN; this comes from the exons ATGGAAGCCGGCGGAGCCTTGGaggcggagcaggaggaggagcaggTGATGAGCGAGGTGCACCTGGGCTGCCCGCCCCGCTTCCCCGGCCTCTATCTCTCCCGCTTCACCTTCTCCTCCCGCCCGCTAG ACCTACCCGGAGGCGGCCGCGGCGAGCATAGCGACGGGTGCGAGCGAGCGA GTGGCTCGCCTGACGCCATCGCGGTCGccgtggacgacgacggggatctcGTTCTCCACCGGAGAAGAAGGAACAGAGAGA GGAGGAGAAGCGAAGATCATGTGCTTGCCGTGCAGCATGGTGTCACCTCTTCGCTTCAGAGCGTCGGGCTTCAG GTTTGGAAGGCGGCCACGCTGCTAACCGACTTTGTGCTGCACAAGAGCTTCACGACGTCTGAATTCGACGGTGTTACCGCCATGGAGATTGGTGCTGGGACAG GGTTGGTAGGGTTGGCACAAGCTCGAGTTGCTAGAAGAATTTTCGTTACGG ATCGAGGCACTGATATCCTCGATAATTGCTTGGCTAATGTCCGTCTCAACTCTAGCATGCTAAAGTTTGATGAAGCAAAAGTCCTTGTACGGGAACTGGACTGGAAAATGTCGTGGCCTCCGCCCGTGGGTACACATGATGCATCTGATCCAAG TTCGATATACTTTTGGTCTGCAAGTGAAATCAAGGAGGCTGAGCAAGCCACACTGCTATTTGCTGCAGATGTTATTTACAGTGATGATCTGACCAATTTGTTCTTCGACACAGTGAGGCAGCTCATGTCACGTGGTGCCAAGAAG GTGCTGTACTTGACCCTGGAGAAGAGATACAACTTCAGCCTGGACGAACTAGACGTCGTGGCCAATGGTTACAAGCATTTCCGAAGCTTCTTCGCGGTTCAAGATG GATGTGGAGGCCAGGATAATGCTACACTGAAACCAGGCCTCGTGGGGGAGCAGATAGACCTTGCGATGGTTCCTCAGTACATCAGGGAATATGACAGAGGCAAGGATCTGGAGATGTGGAAGCTCATGTACTGTCCAAACTAA